One window of the Pseudomonas sp. S04 genome contains the following:
- a CDS encoding TcfC E-set like domain-containing protein, with protein MFPMTPIATALALLFCANALAAPAENRHTPRSLLAQAKGLPTEFEEHFFDVPLAVRVELDQQFLGEAMVVLTRDDRITLVDFADVGDSTIKASERDTWSNYLKQGVALGGCQAKCPEQLLAVHYSLENSLVSILTENAERDDQAQRYYTLPEGGSTGLIVRNQLNLNGGQNQDLGGRYGLEASSSLGNWTQAINMQLSRLGGMDNTLYHSVNELYTQRELEGSFLRLGLFTPSSEGLTRQPRTFGTSPDTALGVMYGSSDSLAINNLKPAVYPIYVTANRQGSVEIYRDGLLINTQAVPAGLQTLDTRPLPGGIYEVEVRLIEDGQITSSTQELVYKPSNWRNHDERWRYNLFAGRESKVLSNWDEQDDGDMTAGAAFNFLLHPRVILGLSGRQVRDTLQYGTSLDWAIVNSASLYASVYQTEDYGTGLDVQGLYSYGSGSIVASHNRSWLDTTRLYDTLPDGTRVRQRNVFVGQTSNSSLSVNHRLTSKSSINARVSHSEGNTEGTGVDLGWTQRTRLFGSDANWRLSLFDRPGSFSSGDDRNRGIDLSVNIALGGPGEQISGSIGTRTAREGGRDNNASITYRKDLQDHLLQSVSATAITDTYGVGLNAMANMQSDLVNGDGFIQRSSFNNDLTGGLNLDSTVAVGASKMVITSQYHRDGAGMIIDVESDIEDIALRADDLSGGSALLKPGRNFVPITAYKSSSVSFDFEGNHVPAASIQPARSSYHLNKGGVEYRKITVSKTVTVLGRLVDPQGKPLKGHHIINHASRGVSEVDGFFSMEMNAGSPTLEVRSGNQLLCQFRLDPNNARRENDVLMIGDLHCTPDTLADITEAVQNAG; from the coding sequence ATGTTCCCGATGACTCCCATCGCGACGGCGCTTGCCTTGCTTTTTTGCGCAAATGCACTGGCCGCGCCAGCGGAAAACCGCCATACCCCTCGAAGTTTGCTGGCACAGGCCAAGGGGCTGCCGACCGAGTTCGAAGAGCACTTCTTTGATGTGCCGTTGGCGGTGCGCGTGGAACTTGACCAGCAATTTCTCGGTGAGGCGATGGTGGTGCTAACCCGCGACGATCGTATCACCCTCGTTGACTTCGCCGATGTCGGCGACAGCACGATCAAGGCCAGTGAACGCGACACCTGGTCGAACTATCTGAAACAAGGGGTAGCGCTGGGCGGCTGCCAGGCCAAGTGCCCGGAGCAACTGTTGGCGGTGCACTACAGCCTTGAAAACTCGCTGGTGTCGATCCTCACGGAAAATGCCGAGCGAGACGACCAGGCGCAGCGTTACTACACACTGCCTGAAGGCGGCAGCACCGGGTTGATCGTGCGCAATCAACTGAACCTCAACGGTGGCCAGAATCAGGATCTGGGTGGGCGTTATGGTCTTGAGGCCAGTAGCAGCCTGGGCAACTGGACTCAGGCGATCAATATGCAATTGTCCCGACTGGGCGGCATGGACAACACGCTCTATCACTCGGTGAATGAGCTTTACACTCAGCGCGAACTGGAGGGCAGCTTCCTGCGCCTTGGCCTTTTCACACCCTCGTCCGAGGGGTTGACCCGACAGCCGCGTACCTTTGGCACCAGTCCGGACACTGCGCTAGGCGTCATGTACGGCAGCTCCGACAGTCTGGCCATCAATAATCTGAAACCGGCGGTCTATCCGATTTACGTCACCGCCAATCGCCAAGGCTCGGTGGAAATCTACCGTGATGGTTTGTTAATCAACACCCAGGCAGTGCCCGCCGGGTTGCAGACCCTCGATACCCGGCCGTTGCCGGGAGGGATCTATGAAGTGGAAGTACGCCTGATCGAAGACGGTCAGATTACCTCCAGCACCCAGGAACTGGTCTACAAGCCCAGCAATTGGCGCAATCACGACGAGCGCTGGCGCTACAACCTGTTCGCCGGCCGTGAATCCAAAGTGCTGAGCAACTGGGATGAGCAGGACGACGGCGACATGACTGCCGGTGCTGCATTCAATTTTCTGCTGCATCCACGAGTCATTCTTGGTTTGAGCGGGCGACAAGTGCGGGACACATTGCAGTATGGAACCTCGCTCGATTGGGCGATCGTCAACAGTGCCAGTCTTTATGCCAGCGTCTACCAAACCGAGGATTACGGCACCGGACTTGATGTTCAGGGGCTCTATTCCTATGGCAGCGGCAGCATCGTCGCCAGCCACAACCGCAGTTGGCTCGACACGACCCGGCTCTACGACACGTTACCGGACGGTACGCGAGTGCGGCAGCGCAATGTCTTTGTTGGTCAGACAAGTAACTCATCGCTGTCGGTGAATCATCGTCTGACCAGCAAAAGCTCGATCAATGCCCGAGTCTCCCACAGTGAAGGCAACACCGAAGGCACAGGGGTGGATCTCGGATGGACCCAGCGTACCCGTCTGTTTGGCAGCGATGCCAACTGGCGGTTGTCGTTGTTCGACAGGCCGGGAAGTTTCAGTTCGGGTGATGACAGGAATCGCGGCATCGACCTGAGCGTCAACATCGCCCTTGGCGGCCCGGGTGAGCAGATCTCCGGCAGTATCGGTACCCGCACTGCCCGCGAAGGTGGCCGGGATAACAACGCGTCGATTACCTATCGCAAAGACCTTCAGGATCACCTGTTGCAAAGTGTCTCGGCCACGGCCATTACCGATACCTACGGCGTCGGTTTGAATGCCATGGCGAACATGCAATCGGACCTGGTCAATGGAGACGGATTCATACAGCGCTCCTCTTTCAACAACGACCTCACCGGTGGCTTGAACCTGGACAGCACCGTGGCCGTCGGCGCGAGCAAGATGGTCATTACCAGCCAGTATCACCGCGACGGTGCTGGCATGATCATCGATGTGGAGTCGGACATCGAAGATATCGCGCTACGCGCCGATGATTTGAGCGGCGGCAGTGCGTTACTCAAGCCGGGGCGCAACTTTGTGCCGATCACCGCCTACAAAAGCAGTTCCGTGAGCTTCGATTTCGAGGGCAATCATGTGCCCGCGGCGAGTATCCAGCCGGCCCGTTCCAGCTATCACCTGAACAAGGGCGGCGTGGAGTACCGCAAGATCACTGTCAGCAAAACCGTCACCGTGCTCGGCCGCTTGGTCGACCCTCAGGGCAAGCCGCTCAAGGGCCATCACATCATCAACCACGCCAGTCGTGGCGTCAGCGAAGTCGATGGCTTTTTCTCCATGGAAATGAATGCAGGTTCACCCACGCTGGAAGTGCGTTCCGGTAATCAGTTGCTTTGCCAATTCCGTCTCGACCCGAACAACGCCCGACGTGAAAACGATGTGCTGATGATCGGTGATTTGCACTGTACGCCGGATACCTTGGCGGATATCACCGAAGCCGTGCAAAACGCCGGTTAA
- a CDS encoding CS1 type fimbrial major subunit: MFKKIAFAAPLAVLALSSSMAFAADEIRSSINISATIPSKVFHAQPVNPDFGKDETMAYNLVDGTLSPLRATYDVRHTNGSVNAYVEGGPQPLFNGANNIALTYTFNGVTLTGASEEVVGDAESNGGMRADLVIAAAKPTATQTGLYTANPVVIFDAIPRVTP; encoded by the coding sequence ATGTTCAAGAAAATCGCGTTCGCTGCTCCCCTGGCTGTTCTGGCTCTGAGTTCTTCGATGGCGTTTGCTGCAGACGAAATTCGTAGCTCAATCAACATCAGTGCCACCATTCCAAGCAAGGTTTTTCACGCTCAACCAGTGAATCCTGACTTCGGTAAAGATGAAACGATGGCCTACAATCTGGTCGACGGCACCTTGAGCCCGTTGCGTGCAACTTACGACGTTCGGCACACCAACGGTTCGGTTAACGCTTATGTAGAAGGTGGTCCGCAACCTCTGTTCAACGGTGCCAACAACATCGCGCTGACCTACACCTTCAATGGCGTAACCTTGACCGGCGCGTCTGAAGAAGTGGTAGGCGATGCCGAGTCCAACGGGGGCATGCGGGCTGATCTGGTGATTGCCGCAGCCAAGCCAACAGCCACTCAGACAGGTCTTTATACGGCCAATCCGGTTGTGATTTTCGATGCAATTCCTCGCGTCACTCCGTAA
- a CDS encoding PadR family transcriptional regulator produces MRDHHSHREHSDGRDGFEKRPGPGRERGGRGPRVFAPGDLKLLLLALIAEQPCHGYDLIRQIESMFDGAYSPSPGVIYPTLTFLEESELILGDADGGKKRYAITDAGRQSLGEQAIALDGVRMRIEVSKRSLRGHDRPAEIHEAVHNLRHALQMHHGRWSPEEILRVRDLLNNTAKAIVDGPQAQSVQENA; encoded by the coding sequence ATGAGAGACCATCATTCCCACCGCGAACACTCCGACGGCCGCGACGGCTTCGAAAAACGCCCGGGGCCGGGCCGCGAACGCGGTGGCCGCGGGCCTCGGGTATTTGCCCCTGGCGACCTGAAGCTGCTGTTGCTGGCGTTGATCGCCGAACAGCCCTGCCACGGCTATGACCTGATCCGCCAGATCGAAAGCATGTTCGATGGCGCCTATAGCCCCAGCCCCGGGGTGATCTACCCGACCCTGACCTTCCTGGAAGAAAGCGAACTGATCCTGGGCGACGCCGACGGCGGCAAAAAACGCTACGCCATCACCGACGCCGGCCGCCAGTCACTGGGCGAACAAGCGATTGCCCTGGACGGCGTGCGGATGCGCATTGAAGTCAGCAAGCGCTCGCTGCGCGGCCACGACCGCCCCGCCGAGATCCACGAGGCAGTGCACAACCTGCGCCATGCCCTGCAGATGCACCACGGTCGCTGGAGCCCGGAAGAAATCCTGCGGGTCCGCGACCTGCTCAACAATACCGCCAAGGCCATAGTCGATGGCCCGCAAGCACAATCGGTTCAGGAGAACGCGTAA
- a CDS encoding siderophore-interacting protein — protein sequence MTEVITQTIHRVMHQIKRRRLQVLRVIDLTPRMRRITVGGPELAGFISLGTDDHVKLLFPQNAEEQAALETLELGANNDQGPKPAMRDYTPRRYDLDTLELDIDFVLHGDGPASTWAAQAQPGQFLHIAGPRGSMVVPDIFDSYLLIGDETALPAIARRLEGLAANRRALVVVEIENGAEQQELDSPAEVEVIWVLREGGKDHLLATVQQLSLPEGQLYAWIATEAKASRQIRRVLLDDKGLDQQFVKAVGYWQLDDNEQ from the coding sequence ATGACTGAAGTGATCACCCAGACCATCCACCGCGTCATGCACCAAATCAAACGCCGCCGCCTGCAGGTACTGCGGGTAATCGACCTGACGCCGCGCATGCGCCGGATCACTGTTGGCGGGCCGGAACTGGCCGGGTTCATCAGCCTGGGCACGGATGACCACGTGAAACTGCTGTTCCCGCAAAATGCCGAGGAACAGGCGGCCCTGGAAACGCTCGAACTGGGGGCCAATAACGATCAGGGGCCAAAGCCGGCGATGCGCGACTACACCCCGCGCCGCTATGACCTGGACACCCTGGAGCTGGACATTGATTTCGTCCTGCACGGCGACGGCCCTGCATCGACCTGGGCGGCACAGGCGCAACCCGGCCAATTCCTGCACATTGCCGGGCCGCGCGGCTCGATGGTGGTGCCGGATATCTTCGACAGTTACCTGCTGATCGGCGACGAAACCGCCCTGCCCGCCATTGCTCGCCGCCTGGAAGGATTGGCCGCCAATCGCCGGGCACTGGTGGTGGTGGAAATCGAGAATGGCGCCGAGCAGCAAGAGCTCGACAGCCCGGCCGAGGTCGAGGTGATCTGGGTCTTGCGTGAAGGTGGCAAGGATCACCTGCTGGCCACCGTGCAGCAGCTGTCCCTGCCCGAGGGCCAGCTCTACGCCTGGATCGCCACCGAAGCCAAGGCGTCACGCCAGATCCGCCGGGTGCTACTGGATGACAAGGGCCTGGATCAGCAATTCGTCAAAGCCGTGGGCTACTGGCAACTCGACGACAACGAACAGTAA